From a single Alkalihalophilus pseudofirmus genomic region:
- a CDS encoding NAD-dependent succinate-semialdehyde dehydrogenase, protein MKMLIGGSFVGEGLSTINVFNPATGEKVGTAPDGGENEAKAAIDKAYSAFKTWSKKTANERSKALMSWFRKIEEATEELAELMTKEQGKPLKEAKGEIGYANSFIEWYAEEGKRIYGETIPASAANKRIFVQRQAVGVVAAITPWNFPAAMITRKVAPALAAGCTVVVKPAEQTPLTALRLGELAIEAGIPSGVINIVTGDAKTIAEVWQEDSRVRKLTFTGSTEVGKILMEGASKTMKKISLELGGQAPFIVMDDADLDAAVSHFIASKYRNAGQTCVCANRIYVHEDVVDAFSEKAKAAVSELKVGNGLEEGVDLGPLIDEDAVKKVQEHIEDAKDKGAEVVYGGAEADGQFIGPTVLRGVTEEMKCMREETFGPLAPISTFKTEEEVIERANGTPFGLAAYLFTRDIGKAVRLSEELEFGIVGINDGLPSVPQAPFGGFKESGLGREGGHHGMDEFLEVKYISLAF, encoded by the coding sequence ATGAAAATGCTGATTGGCGGCTCTTTTGTAGGAGAAGGGCTCAGTACGATTAATGTGTTCAATCCGGCAACTGGAGAAAAGGTTGGGACGGCCCCGGATGGCGGAGAAAACGAAGCGAAGGCTGCGATAGATAAAGCTTATTCAGCATTTAAAACGTGGTCTAAAAAGACAGCGAATGAACGAAGCAAAGCTTTAATGAGCTGGTTTAGAAAAATTGAAGAAGCAACCGAAGAGCTGGCTGAATTAATGACTAAAGAGCAAGGGAAGCCGCTAAAAGAAGCCAAAGGTGAGATTGGCTATGCGAATTCTTTTATTGAATGGTATGCAGAAGAAGGTAAACGGATCTACGGTGAAACAATTCCTGCATCAGCTGCGAATAAACGAATTTTCGTCCAAAGACAAGCCGTTGGAGTCGTTGCGGCTATTACTCCGTGGAACTTCCCGGCAGCGATGATAACAAGAAAGGTAGCGCCGGCTCTTGCTGCAGGTTGTACGGTTGTAGTTAAGCCTGCTGAGCAAACACCGCTGACAGCCTTACGCTTAGGAGAGCTAGCAATTGAAGCTGGCATTCCAAGCGGAGTAATCAATATTGTTACAGGAGATGCAAAAACGATTGCAGAGGTGTGGCAGGAAGATTCTCGCGTGCGTAAGCTGACGTTTACCGGCTCAACGGAAGTGGGAAAAATCTTAATGGAAGGCGCTTCTAAAACGATGAAGAAAATCTCTTTAGAACTTGGCGGACAAGCACCGTTTATCGTAATGGATGATGCAGATCTTGATGCAGCCGTTTCTCACTTTATCGCTTCTAAATATCGGAATGCGGGGCAGACATGTGTATGTGCTAACCGAATCTATGTGCATGAAGATGTAGTCGATGCTTTTTCTGAAAAAGCAAAAGCTGCCGTCTCTGAGCTGAAAGTAGGCAACGGGCTTGAAGAGGGCGTTGACCTTGGGCCATTAATTGATGAAGATGCGGTTAAAAAGGTTCAAGAACATATTGAAGATGCAAAAGATAAAGGGGCAGAGGTCGTATATGGTGGAGCAGAAGCAGATGGTCAATTTATCGGCCCGACTGTACTACGCGGCGTCACCGAAGAAATGAAGTGTATGCGGGAAGAGACGTTTGGCCCGCTCGCTCCTATCTCGACGTTTAAAACAGAGGAAGAAGTCATCGAACGTGCCAATGGAACCCCATTTGGTCTTGCTGCCTATCTATTCACTCGTGATATAGGCAAGGCTGTGCGCTTAAGTGAAGAGCTGGAATTTGGCATTGTAGGGATCAATGATGGATTGCCTTCTGTTCCACAGGCGCCATTCGGCGGATTTAAAGAGAGCGGATTAGGACGTGAAGGCGGACATCACGGCATGGATGAATTTCTTGAAGTAAAGTATATTTCACTTGCTTTTTAA
- a CDS encoding Dps family protein translates to MSQDKVSVILNKQIANWSVLFVKLHNYHWYVKGPQFFTLHTKFEELYNEAQTYIDELAERLLALKGHPVATMKDYLETSSIEEAKPGQSAEEMVSELSDDFTKLIDELKEGMDAADSLGDETTADMLLSIHQSLEKHNWMLRSFLK, encoded by the coding sequence ATGAGTCAAGATAAAGTTTCCGTTATTCTAAACAAGCAAATTGCTAACTGGAGTGTTCTTTTTGTAAAACTACATAACTATCACTGGTATGTTAAAGGGCCACAATTCTTCACGCTTCACACAAAGTTTGAAGAACTTTACAATGAAGCACAAACGTATATTGATGAGCTTGCTGAGAGACTTTTAGCACTTAAAGGCCATCCAGTCGCTACAATGAAAGATTACCTTGAAACTTCTTCAATTGAAGAGGCGAAACCAGGCCAATCAGCAGAAGAAATGGTAAGTGAGTTATCAGATGATTTCACAAAACTAATTGATGAACTAAAAGAAGGTATGGATGCTGCAGATTCTCTTGGAGATGAAACGACAGCTGATATGCTACTCTCTATCCACCAATCTCTTGAGAAACACAACTGGATGCTCCGTTCATTCTTGAAATAA
- a CDS encoding B3/B4 domain-containing protein gives MSAIQIDKSISSLIPQFKLGYISYHSIVISDSPQMLKGRLQFFQETLQMDLEEKPLTAFSGVSEWRDVFKICKIDPSKYRPSHEALMRRIKKGNFLPTVQSAVDLNTFFSLQYMIPFGIYDASALKGDLSVRLGEAGEGYEGVNGRFNDMSGKIITADEHGPFGSPIVDSRRTSVSTSTTDAIQLIYLKPSMEVEEAEKLVSAAASMFTQIHGGELLQTSVINL, from the coding sequence ATGTCAGCCATACAAATAGATAAAAGCATCTCATCTCTTATCCCTCAATTTAAGCTTGGCTATATATCATACCATTCTATCGTGATTAGCGACTCACCACAAATGTTAAAAGGCCGTTTGCAATTTTTTCAAGAAACTCTGCAGATGGACCTTGAGGAAAAACCTTTAACAGCCTTTAGCGGTGTGTCTGAATGGAGAGACGTATTTAAAATTTGTAAAATAGATCCGTCTAAATACCGTCCCTCACATGAAGCTTTGATGCGAAGAATTAAAAAAGGAAACTTTCTACCTACTGTTCAATCTGCGGTTGACCTGAACACGTTTTTTTCTCTACAGTACATGATCCCTTTTGGAATTTACGATGCTTCTGCTTTAAAAGGAGATCTCTCTGTTCGCTTAGGTGAGGCGGGTGAAGGCTATGAGGGGGTGAATGGCCGCTTTAATGATATGTCTGGAAAGATTATTACCGCAGATGAACACGGTCCCTTCGGCAGCCCTATCGTCGACTCCAGACGTACAAGCGTATCAACATCGACAACTGATGCGATCCAGCTTATTTATTTAAAGCCTTCCATGGAAGTAGAAGAAGCTGAAAAACTTGTATCTGCAGCGGCATCCATGTTCACCCAAATACACGGAGGAGAACTCCTGCAAACATCTGTGATCAATTTATGA
- the queG gene encoding tRNA epoxyqueuosine(34) reductase QueG, translating into MILAQLKEELIAYSKTIGVDKIGFTTADPFLDLKDRLVTQQNLGYQSGFEEPDINKRVHPNQNLEEARSIISIALAYPSKMKDAPKNTKDARRGIFCRASWGQDYHDVLRDRLSKIEKFLEEKVPQAKKVSMVDTGALSDREVARRAGIGWSGKNCAIITPEFGSYVYLGEIITTIPFEPDTPMTDQCGTCNKCVDACPTDALVQGGQLNSQACIAYLTQTKGFLPEPYREKLGNRLYGCDTCQQVCPENKGKDVHHHPEMEPDPEIAKPLLKPLLTISNREFKETFGHVSGSWRGKKPIQRNAIIALAHFKDESALPILAELMKSDPRPVIRGTAAWAIGKISRMNENRRNEEKIKLISAKEREKDDEVLREIDRALEMLENAQ; encoded by the coding sequence ATGATACTCGCCCAATTAAAAGAAGAGCTTATTGCATATAGTAAAACTATCGGAGTTGATAAAATCGGCTTTACTACAGCTGATCCATTTCTAGATTTGAAAGACCGCTTGGTGACCCAGCAGAATCTAGGCTATCAATCAGGTTTTGAAGAGCCGGATATTAATAAAAGAGTGCATCCTAATCAGAATTTAGAAGAAGCTAGAAGCATTATTTCCATAGCGTTAGCCTATCCTTCTAAAATGAAAGATGCACCGAAAAACACGAAGGATGCACGCCGCGGGATTTTTTGCCGGGCATCATGGGGGCAGGACTACCATGACGTGCTTCGTGACCGGTTAAGCAAAATTGAGAAGTTCTTAGAAGAGAAGGTGCCTCAAGCAAAAAAGGTATCAATGGTTGATACAGGAGCTCTATCTGACCGTGAAGTCGCAAGAAGAGCTGGAATCGGCTGGAGCGGGAAAAATTGTGCGATTATTACTCCTGAGTTTGGCAGCTATGTGTACTTAGGAGAAATCATAACCACTATTCCGTTTGAGCCAGATACACCGATGACTGATCAATGCGGCACATGCAATAAATGTGTGGATGCGTGTCCGACAGATGCCCTTGTTCAAGGGGGGCAGTTAAACTCTCAAGCTTGTATTGCCTATTTAACGCAAACAAAAGGATTTCTTCCTGAACCATATAGAGAAAAGCTTGGTAATCGATTATACGGGTGTGACACATGTCAGCAGGTGTGTCCTGAAAATAAAGGGAAAGATGTTCATCATCATCCTGAAATGGAGCCAGACCCAGAAATCGCTAAGCCGCTTCTGAAGCCTTTATTAACGATTTCAAACCGTGAGTTCAAAGAAACATTTGGTCACGTATCGGGCTCTTGGAGAGGGAAAAAGCCGATTCAGCGAAATGCAATCATAGCCTTAGCCCATTTTAAGGATGAATCAGCACTGCCTATTTTAGCTGAGTTGATGAAATCTGACCCAAGGCCCGTTATTCGGGGAACGGCTGCATGGGCGATCGGCAAAATAAGTCGAATGAACGAGAATCGTCGAAATGAAGAGAAAATTAAGCTTATATCAGCGAAAGAGCGTGAAAAAGACGATGAGGTACTCCGAGAGATTGATAGAGCGCTTGAAATGCTCGAAAATGCACAATGA
- a CDS encoding methylated-DNA--[protein]-cysteine S-methyltransferase, with protein sequence MAVESTLFVNEMDSPLGTLTIVATERGVCHIHFGDLETCTAALRAKLRKQGLTGEFIRCEEQSANDTLHSVCEQLGDYFKGERIQFDVPLDLSGTPFQRKVWEALREIQYGETRSYKQIAESIGAPKAVRAIGGANNQNPLPIIVPCHRVIGSNGAMVGYGGGLDKKEILLNLEGAIEKIS encoded by the coding sequence ATGGCAGTAGAATCAACGCTTTTTGTTAATGAAATGGATAGTCCACTTGGTACGCTAACAATCGTTGCAACAGAACGAGGCGTTTGTCATATACATTTTGGAGATTTAGAAACATGTACAGCAGCTCTTCGGGCTAAATTAAGAAAGCAAGGTTTGACAGGTGAATTTATCAGGTGCGAAGAACAATCTGCAAACGATACGCTGCATTCTGTATGTGAGCAGCTGGGTGATTATTTTAAAGGTGAAAGAATTCAATTCGATGTTCCGCTTGATCTCTCAGGCACACCGTTTCAACGAAAAGTCTGGGAAGCCTTGCGAGAGATTCAATATGGTGAGACCAGGTCTTATAAACAAATTGCTGAATCTATTGGGGCACCTAAAGCTGTGCGTGCAATCGGCGGGGCTAATAATCAAAATCCCCTTCCAATTATTGTTCCTTGCCACCGCGTGATTGGCAGTAATGGAGCAATGGTAGGGTATGGCGGAGGATTAGACAAAAAAGAGATCTTACTTAATCTCGAAGGTGCAATTGAAAAAATTTCATAA
- a CDS encoding amidase domain-containing protein gives MERRIVEPIHALIQKRNTRWVQTAERDSPGSLENPEAMENQSELNCFMRAKESLVRRGGECIRSKASGTILRKQQIGRKEFVDYVVKYEQFIRIKKNIHLTEIVEERRAVFEDGLLTKDSEKRPLIQRREDKESSQPLTFLNAAETRSSRNAYNRLEAVKYAERWWNDYNPAYKKFKDNCTNYISQCLQAGGAPMTGAGNRSKGWWMQKGNWSYSWSVAHSFRWYLSGAKTGLRGVEREKARDLTLGDVICYDFNGDGRWQHSTIVVAKDGNGEPLVNAQTTNSRMRYWAYEDSTAWTPNIKYKFFHINV, from the coding sequence ATGGAAAGACGAATTGTTGAGCCTATTCATGCATTAATTCAAAAGAGAAATACACGATGGGTACAGACTGCCGAGCGTGATTCACCTGGTTCTCTTGAAAACCCCGAGGCAATGGAAAACCAATCAGAGTTGAATTGCTTTATGCGAGCTAAGGAGTCGTTAGTTCGGCGGGGAGGAGAATGTATCCGCTCTAAAGCATCCGGCACAATCCTTCGTAAACAGCAGATTGGCAGAAAGGAATTTGTGGATTATGTTGTTAAATATGAGCAGTTTATCCGCATCAAAAAGAACATTCATTTAACAGAAATCGTGGAAGAAAGAAGAGCTGTATTTGAAGACGGTCTCCTAACAAAAGACAGTGAGAAGAGGCCTCTTATTCAAAGAAGAGAGGACAAAGAGAGTTCTCAACCGTTAACATTTTTAAATGCAGCTGAAACAAGGAGCAGCCGTAATGCCTATAATCGTCTTGAGGCAGTAAAATATGCAGAGCGATGGTGGAATGATTATAACCCCGCCTATAAAAAGTTTAAGGATAACTGCACGAATTACATTTCTCAATGTCTTCAGGCTGGGGGAGCTCCAATGACAGGTGCCGGTAATCGTTCTAAAGGCTGGTGGATGCAAAAAGGCAATTGGAGCTACAGCTGGTCTGTTGCTCATTCCTTTAGGTGGTATTTGAGCGGGGCAAAGACAGGACTGCGGGGTGTTGAGAGAGAAAAGGCACGTGATCTGACTTTAGGTGATGTAATTTGCTATGATTTCAACGGAGACGGAAGGTGGCAGCACTCTACGATTGTGGTCGCAAAAGATGGAAACGGGGAGCCGTTAGTCAATGCACAGACAACGAACAGCCGGATGAGGTATTGGGCCTATGAAGATTCAACGGCCTGGACGCCGAATATAAAATATAAGTTTTTCCATATTAATGTATAA
- the trmL gene encoding tRNA (uridine(34)/cytosine(34)/5-carboxymethylaminomethyluridine(34)-2'-O)-methyltransferase TrmL produces MGLHIVLYQPEIPANTGNIARTCAGTNTSLHLIRPLGFSTDDKMLKRAGCDYWPSVDIHYYDSLEELFDTYKEGEFYFIETVGTKNFSEFDYSDDNKDHFFVFGRETTGIPQDIIDRNLDRCFRIPQTDKVRSLNVSNTAAIVIYEAIRQQGFKGLS; encoded by the coding sequence TTGGGCTTACATATTGTCCTTTATCAACCTGAAATTCCTGCAAACACTGGAAATATTGCTAGAACATGTGCTGGAACGAATACATCGCTGCATTTAATCAGACCGCTTGGTTTTTCAACAGACGATAAAATGTTAAAACGTGCTGGCTGTGATTATTGGCCAAGCGTTGATATTCATTATTATGACTCGTTAGAAGAGCTGTTTGATACGTACAAAGAGGGCGAATTTTACTTTATTGAAACGGTTGGAACGAAAAATTTCAGTGAGTTTGATTACTCAGATGATAATAAAGATCATTTCTTTGTATTTGGACGTGAGACAACAGGTATTCCACAAGACATTATTGACCGTAATCTTGACCGCTGTTTTAGGATCCCTCAAACAGATAAAGTGCGTTCACTAAATGTGTCTAATACTGCGGCGATTGTGATTTATGAAGCCATCCGCCAGCAAGGATTTAAAGGGTTATCATAA
- a CDS encoding antibiotic biosynthesis monooxygenase family protein encodes MYVVMNELHVPKQAKEELSNRFGNAAENMKKVPGCLEFMFLGNEDEDGKQVVFTKWETKEHYEEWLHSDAFKRAHKEKRESKEKGPTTGNELNAYTVIHQS; translated from the coding sequence ATGTACGTTGTAATGAATGAACTTCACGTGCCAAAGCAAGCTAAAGAAGAACTTTCTAATCGTTTTGGCAATGCTGCTGAGAATATGAAGAAGGTACCTGGCTGCCTTGAATTTATGTTTTTAGGAAACGAAGACGAAGATGGTAAGCAAGTCGTTTTCACAAAATGGGAAACAAAAGAGCATTACGAAGAGTGGTTACATAGTGATGCGTTTAAGCGCGCACATAAAGAAAAGCGCGAGTCAAAAGAAAAAGGACCAACAACAGGAAATGAATTAAACGCCTATACGGTTATTCATCAATCCTAA
- a CDS encoding YufK family protein — MSNRYITSHFPLISILLFSLTFALYTQTLILTQLVDLGVYEGMREFFSENGIKLTLLFLLMLFFFMIFSALKLIADTTVELSMLFFSKDIEGVELNKIRAGSSIFMALSIISLALTQDIIYLTAAFAAACFIYFVYFVYKVSDSLSILGLIGLIFFHITFWSTLLIAVIYALVKLYNSFMASLPI; from the coding sequence ATGTCGAATCGATATATTACGAGTCATTTCCCCTTAATTTCTATTTTGCTATTTAGTTTAACGTTTGCCCTTTATACTCAAACCCTCATTTTAACGCAGCTTGTTGACCTTGGAGTGTATGAGGGGATGCGCGAGTTTTTCTCTGAAAATGGGATTAAGTTAACGCTGTTATTTTTATTAATGTTGTTCTTTTTTATGATTTTTTCTGCGTTAAAGCTTATTGCAGATACTACGGTTGAGCTCTCCATGCTATTTTTCTCAAAAGATATTGAAGGGGTAGAGCTGAATAAAATACGTGCCGGATCGTCTATTTTTATGGCATTGAGCATTATTTCGCTTGCTCTTACACAGGATATCATTTATTTAACTGCGGCTTTTGCAGCTGCTTGTTTTATTTATTTTGTCTACTTCGTTTATAAAGTAAGTGATTCGCTTTCCATTCTAGGATTGATTGGACTTATCTTTTTTCATATTACCTTTTGGAGTACATTATTAATTGCTGTGATCTATGCGTTAGTAAAACTATATAACAGCTTTATGGCAAGTCTGCCAATATAG
- a CDS encoding transglycosylase domain-containing protein, translating into MKTLIGWFLIILLLFGFSFLFMEAAAEIKDIQTLSEVFEEHVAIDTIELSSNSYMYDKEGQVISEIYNEGNREYIEFQDIPKKVIDAFIQTEDRRFFDHKGYDGTAIIRALVINAKSSSIEEGASTMTQQLARNVFLSHEQSYNRKLSELLYAHEIEKQYSKEEIIELYLNTIYFQNGVYGFEAASQFYFGRTSSELTLAEVAFLSAVPNNPTHYDPIKNSQNTNLRKDWIIEKMLEAEVITIEEADQAKKQQITVTPKKRIDLFPDYITYIHYELKELIAEEEGFNRRLSSAESPRQIEAIERELNQKVEKVLQSGVHIETALDPAMQKRANDVIANTLPQTDIQATAVMIDHLRNELVGITAGKAYQKFDFHRGYQMYRQPGSAIKPILVYAPYMEESAVPLQSSINANNFCSNGYCPKNYGGGQYGNVSLMTAFKHSYNTPAVRILDRVGIETAFTYLDTFGFKEVTKEDHFLPAALGGFTYGMSPLELTRSYTPFGRNGQYAPAYGIRSVKTDEGDILYSWEAVDAEIWSPETNDKMRTLLREVVRSGTGRRASISSNYVGGKTGTTNDYHDMWFIGLNEQYTTGIWIGKDRRESLSAIYGSSPHLTIWREIMK; encoded by the coding sequence ATGAAAACATTGATAGGCTGGTTTCTGATTATCCTGCTGCTTTTCGGCTTCTCCTTTTTGTTTATGGAAGCAGCAGCAGAAATAAAGGATATTCAGACTTTAAGTGAAGTATTCGAAGAACATGTAGCCATAGATACGATTGAATTGTCCTCGAATAGTTATATGTATGATAAGGAAGGGCAAGTTATCTCAGAGATTTATAATGAAGGCAACCGTGAGTATATAGAATTTCAAGACATTCCAAAGAAAGTCATTGATGCCTTTATTCAAACAGAGGATCGCAGGTTCTTTGATCATAAAGGATACGACGGGACAGCCATTATTCGTGCGCTTGTTATAAATGCAAAAAGCAGTTCCATTGAAGAAGGGGCAAGTACGATGACTCAGCAGCTTGCTCGCAACGTGTTCCTTTCTCATGAACAAAGCTATAACCGTAAGTTAAGTGAACTGTTATATGCTCATGAAATTGAAAAGCAGTACTCAAAAGAAGAAATTATTGAACTCTATTTAAATACGATCTATTTTCAAAATGGTGTGTACGGCTTTGAAGCGGCCAGTCAATTTTATTTCGGGCGTACGAGTTCAGAGCTCACGCTAGCAGAGGTCGCGTTCTTGAGTGCTGTTCCTAATAACCCAACCCACTATGACCCAATAAAGAACAGTCAAAATACGAACCTCAGAAAAGACTGGATCATTGAGAAAATGCTAGAAGCCGAGGTCATTACAATAGAGGAAGCTGATCAAGCAAAGAAACAGCAAATAACCGTTACTCCGAAGAAAAGGATTGATCTTTTCCCTGATTACATAACGTATATTCATTATGAATTGAAAGAATTAATTGCTGAAGAGGAGGGCTTTAACAGAAGACTTTCGTCTGCTGAATCTCCTCGTCAGATTGAAGCGATTGAACGAGAGCTGAATCAGAAAGTGGAAAAGGTGCTTCAATCAGGTGTACATATCGAGACGGCACTCGATCCTGCCATGCAAAAAAGAGCCAATGATGTGATCGCAAACACACTGCCACAAACAGACATCCAAGCAACTGCAGTTATGATTGATCATCTGCGTAATGAACTTGTTGGGATAACTGCCGGCAAAGCGTATCAAAAGTTTGATTTCCACCGTGGATATCAAATGTACAGGCAGCCCGGGTCAGCGATTAAGCCGATTCTCGTCTATGCACCGTATATGGAAGAATCAGCCGTCCCTCTTCAAAGCTCTATTAATGCGAATAACTTTTGTTCGAACGGATATTGTCCAAAAAATTACGGCGGCGGCCAATATGGGAATGTCAGCTTAATGACTGCTTTCAAACACTCGTATAATACGCCCGCAGTAAGAATTCTTGACCGTGTAGGGATTGAGACAGCCTTTACTTATTTAGACACATTCGGCTTTAAAGAAGTAACTAAAGAGGATCATTTTCTCCCTGCAGCATTAGGAGGTTTTACTTACGGGATGTCGCCGCTTGAACTTACCCGCTCCTATACTCCGTTTGGCCGCAATGGCCAGTATGCTCCCGCTTACGGCATTCGTTCTGTAAAAACGGATGAGGGGGATATTTTATACAGCTGGGAAGCCGTGGATGCAGAGATTTGGAGTCCTGAGACAAATGATAAAATGCGTACTCTTTTAAGAGAGGTTGTAAGAAGCGGAACCGGCAGGCGCGCCTCGATTTCCTCGAATTATGTTGGAGGAAAAACGGGAACAACAAATGATTATCATGACATGTGGTTTATCGGCTTAAATGAACAATATACAACAGGCATCTGGATCGGAAAGGATCGACGTGAATCACTGTCAGCTATTTACGGCAGCTCCCCGCATTTAACAATCTGGAGAGAGATTATGAAATAA
- a CDS encoding PrkA family serine protein kinase has translation MDILKKIENFREEEERLKWEGTFADYLELLREKPYVAQTAHSRVYHMIKDAGVEEENGGKKYSFFSDQIYGLEESIEKLVEEYFHSAAKRLDVRKRILLLMGPVSGGKSTLVTMLKRGLEQYSRSDQGAVYAIKGCPMHEDPLHLIPQHLRGDFFEEYGVKIEGNLSPLNMMRLEQEYGGRIEDVMVERIFFSEDKRTGIGTFSPSDPKSQDIADLTGSIDFSTIAEYGSESDPRAYRFDGELNKANRGMMEFQEMLKCDEKFLWHLLSLTQEGNFKAGRFALISADELIVAHTNESEYKSFISNKKNEALHSRIIVMKIPYNLKVSEEERIYKKMIQDSDLSHVHIAPHALKVAAIFTILTRLKDPKKQGVDLVKKMRLYDGESVEGFNSQDLEELKAEHPDEGMSGIDPRYVINRISSAIIRKQLTSINALDVLRSIKEGLNQHASISQEDRERYMDFIAVARKEYDKIAKKEVQKAFVYSYDESAKTLMDNYLDNVEAYCNKNKLRDPLTGEEMTPDEKLMRSIEEQIGISENAKKAFREEILIRISAYARKGKKFDYNSHERLREAIQKKLFADLKDIVKITTSVKTPDESQLKKVNEVIARLIDEHGYNSTSANELLRYVGSLLNR, from the coding sequence ATGGATATCTTAAAAAAGATTGAGAATTTCAGAGAAGAAGAAGAGCGGTTGAAATGGGAAGGAACATTCGCTGACTACTTAGAGTTATTAAGAGAAAAACCGTACGTAGCCCAAACAGCACACTCCCGCGTTTATCATATGATTAAAGATGCTGGGGTGGAAGAAGAAAATGGAGGAAAGAAATACTCATTTTTCAGTGATCAAATCTATGGCTTAGAAGAATCAATTGAAAAGCTGGTAGAAGAGTATTTTCACTCGGCAGCGAAGCGATTAGATGTACGCAAACGTATCCTTTTATTAATGGGACCTGTCAGTGGTGGTAAATCAACTCTTGTTACGATGCTGAAAAGAGGTCTTGAGCAGTATTCACGCTCAGATCAAGGTGCTGTATATGCGATTAAAGGTTGTCCGATGCATGAAGATCCGCTTCATTTGATCCCGCAGCATTTACGAGGAGATTTCTTTGAAGAATACGGAGTGAAAATTGAGGGGAATCTTTCTCCACTTAATATGATGAGGCTTGAGCAGGAATATGGCGGAAGAATTGAAGATGTGATGGTTGAGCGTATCTTCTTCTCAGAGGATAAGCGAACAGGTATCGGTACATTTAGTCCGTCTGATCCTAAATCCCAAGATATTGCCGACCTGACAGGGAGTATCGATTTTTCAACGATTGCCGAATATGGCTCAGAGTCTGACCCGCGCGCTTACCGTTTCGACGGAGAATTAAATAAGGCCAATCGCGGGATGATGGAATTTCAGGAGATGTTGAAGTGTGATGAGAAATTCTTATGGCACTTATTATCACTAACTCAAGAAGGAAACTTTAAAGCTGGCAGGTTCGCGCTGATTTCTGCTGATGAGCTGATTGTCGCTCATACGAATGAATCAGAGTATAAATCGTTTATTTCAAATAAGAAAAACGAAGCCTTGCACTCGCGGATTATTGTGATGAAGATTCCTTATAACTTAAAAGTGAGTGAAGAGGAACGAATTTATAAGAAAATGATTCAAGACAGTGACTTGTCTCATGTTCATATTGCTCCGCATGCGCTTAAGGTGGCAGCTATATTTACCATTTTAACGAGATTAAAAGATCCTAAGAAACAAGGGGTCGACCTGGTGAAGAAAATGCGTCTATACGACGGAGAAAGTGTGGAAGGCTTTAACTCTCAAGATCTTGAAGAGTTAAAAGCAGAGCATCCAGATGAAGGGATGAGCGGGATTGATCCACGTTATGTCATTAACCGGATCTCATCTGCGATTATTAGAAAGCAATTAACATCGATTAATGCGCTTGATGTGTTAAGGTCGATTAAAGAGGGATTAAATCAGCACGCCTCGATCTCACAAGAAGACCGCGAGCGCTACATGGACTTTATTGCAGTTGCTAGGAAAGAATACGATAAAATCGCTAAGAAAGAAGTTCAAAAAGCGTTTGTGTATTCGTATGATGAGTCTGCTAAAACGTTAATGGACAATTACTTGGATAATGTTGAGGCCTATTGTAATAAAAATAAGCTGCGTGATCCATTAACAGGCGAGGAAATGACTCCAGACGAGAAGTTAATGCGCTCGATTGAAGAGCAGATCGGCATTTCAGAGAATGCTAAAAAAGCGTTCCGTGAAGAGATTCTCATTCGTATTTCTGCCTACGCACGTAAGGGTAAGAAATTTGATTATAATTCACATGAACGTCTGCGTGAGGCTATTCAAAAGAAACTCTTTGCTGATCTTAAAGATATCGTGAAAATTACGACATCTGTTAAGACGCCAGATGAGTCGCAGTTGAAGAAGGTAAATGAAGTTATTGCTAGATTAATTGATGAGCATGGCTATAACTCTACTTCAGCCAATGAGCTGCTTCGTTACGTCGGAAGCTTGTTAAATCGCTAA